A window of Streptomyces broussonetiae genomic DNA:
GACGAGTTCCGCCTGGCCGGCGGCCATTCCGATGGTCCGGTCGCCCCGGGCGACCTCCCGGCCGGCGGCGATCGCGCCGTCGCACCGGACGCCGACCCACAGCACCGGCAGGTCGCCCAGCGCCTTCTGCCATCGCTGCTGCGAGTACGTTCCGCCGAGGAAGACCTCGTCCACGATCACCCGCGCGCCCGCGCGGGCCATCGCGGCGACTCCCTCGATCCAGGCCGCTTCCAGCGTCCGGAACTGCGGCCCGACGGTCACCTCGCCGTCCGGCGCGAACTCGATTCCGGCAACCGACGCCCGCAGGGACACGGGCATCGCCTCGACCAGCGTGTCCGTCCCGAGCGCCAGCCACGGATCCGGCAGGAGCGCCTGCAGGCACCGGACGATCCCGGACTTGCCCGAGCTGGAACCACCGTTGAGCACGATCACCTGCGTCGTCACCGCGCCACAGTAGACAGCTCCCGCCCCTTGCGCCAGATCGTCATGTCCGCGGTCACGAAGCTCACCCCGCTCGTCGGCAACGCGGTCGACTTCACCTGGATCACCAGCAGCGCGATGTCCCCGGAGGGGTTCTTGACGCAGATCTCGCTGCCGGCCGCCGCCGCGGCCGCCCAGCTGCCGTCGGCACCATGCGACGACCTGTGCCGGAGTGGGCCGCCGCGCCGGATCGGCGGCCAGACACCGGGCGATCAGCGGACGCAAGGGCTCGGGCAGCGGGGACGCCTCCCGAACCCGCCGAGCGGCCCTGATCTCCCGGCCGAAACGCCGCCGGAACGCCGGATCGTCCGCAGGCTGGGGCGGCACCACCTTGATCTCCACCGGGCGGCCTGTGTGCGACAGATACTCCCGGCCCGGCCCGGCCCGTCCCGCCCGCGCCGAGCCGTGCGGCGAGGCGACAGCCGGCCACCGTCGGCGGATCGTCCGCCTGCAGTGGCTGAAACACCTCAGTCGCCTTGTCCATCGCCGTATGTCCCCCTGATCGCCCGATGCGGCTGATCCCCCGATCCGACGAATTGATCACCGGTCAGTTCACGGTGGCCGGATACGAGCCTTGGGGGAGTCGGGCATGGACACGGGAGTGTCACATCGCTGTGGGGAGATTCGTCGTGGTGTGGGGTGACCGACGGCTCGAGGAGGACTCGTATGACAGCGGAACAGGAAGCGCGGAACAAGGCCGTGGTCGGTGTGTTCCACGAGGCCGTGAACACCCGGGACGTTCAGGTCGTCTCGCAGACCGTCGACGATCTCGTCCAGCCCGACGTGCTGTTCCACGCGCCCGTGAGGACGGGCCGGACGGGGCCGCAGGCTCTCAAGGACATCTGGACGGTCCTCCTGAGCGCGTTCCCCGACCTGCACGTCGCCGTCGAGGACGTGATCGCCGAGGGGGACAAGGTCGTCGTCCGCAACACGGTGACCGGGACCCACCAGGGCGACTACCGGGGACTGCCGCCGACCGGCCGGAAGGTCGCCTACCACGAGATCTTCGTCTTCCGCTGCGCGCACGGCCGGATCGTCGAGATCTGGGGAGTCGTGGACGTACTGACTCAGCTACGGCAACTCGGCGCGCACTGACGGCAGTTGTCCCGAATCTCTCATGCGGCCGCACCGGCCCCGCGATGTCACAAACGGCGGGGCTCTCTCGTCTAGGTCTAGGAATCGGACTTCGGGACCAGGGAGGTGATGGCCGTGCGGGTGTTCGTGGCGGGCGGCGCCGGCATGGTGGGCCGGCGGCTGGTGCCGCAGCTCGTGGCCCGTGGCCACCAGGTGACGGCCACGACGACGAGCGAGGCCAAGCTCGCGATGTTGGCGCACCTGGGCGCGGACGGCGTCGTGATGGATGGACTCGACGCCATGTCCGTCAATGCAGCGGTGGCCGCCGCCCGGCCGGACGTGATCGTGCACCAGATGACCGCGATCAGCCCGGCCCACTCCGGCAAACCCGACCCGAAGCACATGGACCGGTGGTTCCTGCCGACCACCAGGCTGCGCACCGAGGGGACGGACCATCTGCTGGCCGCCGCCCGGGCGGGCGGTGTGCCGCACTTCGTCGCGCAGGGGTTCGCCCACTGGAACGGGAGCCGTGCCGGCGGCTGGGTGACGACCGAGGAGGACCCGCTGGACCTGCACGAGGGAACGGCGGCGCACAAGCTGTTGGCGGCGCTGCGCTACCTCGAGGAAGCGGTCGGCAGGGCCGACGGCGTGGTGCTGCGTTACGGCGGGTTCTACGGCCCCGGCGCCACCGACGACGCCCTCGCACTCGTCCGCAAGCGGCAGTTCCCGATCGTCGGGAACGGCACCGGCTACGGCTCGTGGGTGCATGTCGACGACGCGGCGAGCGCCACTGTGCTGGCCGTGGAGCAGAAGGCCCGGGGGGTGTTCAACATCGTCGACGACGAACCGGCCCCGGCGAGCGAGTGGTTGCCGCACCTGGCGCGGTGCGCGGGCGCGAAACCGCCGATGCGGTTGCCCAAGTGGCTGGTCCGGCTGCTGGCCGGAGAGGTCATGGTGACGATCATGACCGAGGGGCGCGGCTTCTCCAACGCCAAGGCCAAGCGGGAGCTTGGCTGGCAGCCGCGCTATCCGTCCTGGCGGCAGGGCTTCCAGGAGGGGCTGGCATGAACCGCGTCGAGGAGTTCGAGACGCTGCGGCCACTGCTGTTCTCCATCGCCTACCGACTGCTGGGCAGCGTGAGCGAGGCCGAGGCCGCCGTACAGAGGACCTGGCTGCACTACGAGTTGTCTCCGGCCCGGGCCGGATCGGCCAGGGCGTTCCTGTCCGCCACGGTGACCCGGACGGCGATCGACGCGCTGCGCTCGGCCCGCGCCCGGCGAAAGACCTACGTCGGCCCCTGGTACCCCGAGCCCCTGCTCGCCGATCCCTATGAAAACCCCGAGCAGTCCGCGGAGTTGGCCGACTCACTGTCCATGGCCTCGCTGCTCCTGCTGGAGGGGCTCAGGCCCCTGGAACGGGCGGTCTTCGTGCTGCGGGAGGTGTTCGGCTTCGACTTCCCGGAGATCGCCGAAGCGGTGGGCCGGCCCGAGGCCGCGTGCCGACAGCTCGTGTCACGGGCACGGCACCACATGGAGGCGGCCCGGCCCCGGTTCGAGGCCGACCGCAAGGAACGCGAGGAACTCGCCGAGCGCTTCTTCGACGTCCTGGAGAAGGGAGACCCGCACGCGCTTCGCGAACTGCTGGCCGCCGATGCGACGATGACGGCGGACACCGGCGGCAACGCCCCGCAGTGGGCCAGGGGCGTTTTCGGCGCCGAAAACGTAGCCCGGGTGCTCACGTCGGTGGTCCTGCCCTTCACCCGGATCGGCGGTGTCGTGGAACCCCATCAGGTGAACGGTCAGCCGGGCGCCATCTTCCGCGACCGGGACGGCAAGGTCATCAACACCTGGACACTCGACATCCTCGAGGGCCGCATCCAGACGATCCGCACGGTCAGCAACCCCGACAAGCTCGGGCACATGGGCCCCGTGGCGGACGCCTGGGCGGTGCTGCGCGAGACGCACCAGGCACGCAGGGACGAGGACTGACCGCCGCAACCGCGACCAGTGATCAGCAACCCACCACCAAAACCCGTACGGGAACAGGGGATTCGCAAGTGATCAGGATCGGCATCATCATCGGCAGCACCCGCCCGGGCCGCAAGGGCGACCAGGTGGCCCAATGGGTTCGGGACCTGGCCGCCGAACACGCGGGCGACACAGTGGACTTCGAACTGGTAGACCTCGAGGACTTCGACCTGCCGCTGCTCGACGAGGCGGTCCCGGCGGCCCGGATGCCGGGCAAGCAGCCGCACACCCGACGCTGGGCCGAGCGGATCGGCTCGTACGACGCCTACATCTTCGTGACGCCCGAGTACAACACCGCCGCGCCCGCCTCCCTGACCAACGCCATCGACTACCTGCACCGGGAGTGGGGCGGCAAGGCGGTCGCCTATGTCGGTTACGGCGTCCACGGCGCGGTCATGGCGGTGCACAAGCTGCGCGCGCAGGCGGGCGTGCTGAGGATGGCCGACATCGGTCCGCAGGTCGCGCTGACGCTGCGTGAGGACTTCGTGAACTTCACCGACTTCAAGCCGCTGGAACTGCGCGTGCCCGAGGTGCACCGGCTGGTCGACGAACTGCTGGCGTGGACCCAGGCCCTCGCCCCGCTGCGCGCGGCCTCCTCGGCCGCTCTCTGACCGCGGCTGGTCCGCACCCCGACGTCGGTCCGGGGTGCGGACCAGCCGCCCGTACCACACCCCCTGTGCCGTGCGGAGGGACGTCGCTGAGCGCAGGCGACCGCGGCGACGCCGTCGATCTCGACGCGCACACCGTCGCGCACGAGTTGGGCGACGACCGTCGTCCGGGCGGGCACCAGCGGGCAGTCCGCGCAGAAGTCGCGGTACGCGCTGTTGAAGGCCGCGAAATCGCGCATGTCGCTCAGGTGGCAGGTGCACTTGACGATCAGGTCCTTCCGGCTGCCTGCAGCGACGACGACCGTGACGAGGTTGTGCAGAACCTGCCGGACCTGGGTGGCGAAATCGTCCGGTTGGCGTGCAGTTCGCGCAGCATCTGTTCGGTTGTGGTCGACGGCATGAGGATCACCCTGTCACCGCCATGACCAGCTCTCCACCGGTTGTCCGGTGAGTCGAGGAACTACAGCCACGCTCCGTCGCGCATGACGACTCTGCCGCGCAGCTCCGGCTCGCCGCGCCAGGCGCGTACCGTCTTGGGCGCCACGCGCACATACACGAAGGCACCCTCCTCGGCGCGGGGGTCCCACCCGAACTTCCGGGCGTACGCCCCTGCCGCCTCGGCCGGCACCTGCGGGGCGGGGAAGGGTTCGGCCTCGCCCTGGAGCAGCACCACGTCGAAGCTGTCCGGCAGGGCCAGGTGGACGCGTGGTTCGGCACGGATGTTCCGCGCCGTCGCGGAGGCGGCGCCGGTGCACATCCACATCGCCCGCCCGTCCCACAGGAACCACAATGGCACCTGGTGCGGCCCGTGCTCGGGATGAGCCGTCGACACCCACACGTCCCGCTCGGTGGCCAGGCGTCGCAGTGTGTCGCGCCTGCGCTCCGGCAGCTCACGGCTGACCAGGTCCTCGGTCCCCATGGGTTCGCACCCTAGTCAGCGGGCGGGCGCACGGCGGGCAGTGCAGCTCCCGACCCGCCGTACCGGCCCGCCGACGGCCGACGCCCGGGGCGGGCCGCCAGTGGAGGACGTCAGGCGTTCGGGTCGACACGTACTGGATCTCGTCGTTGTTGATCCACACCACGACGTGCTCCCAGTCGGTGGGTGTGGCCGATGGCCGGCGGACCGTAGGTCGCCTGGTCCTTCTCGAAGTAGCTGGCGTACATCACGGCGCACCCGCCGTTGTTGCACTTCTCGCGCGAGTAGGCGTTGGCGAGCTGGGCGTAGTCGTGGCAGTGGCCGTTGACGTCGCCGCCGAGCTTGAGGCCGGGGTTGACCGGAGCAGCCGCAGCCGGCGACGGCCCGCGGATTCCGTGGAGCCCGGACCGGGCGTGGGGGACAGGTGGGTTCGCACCTCAAACTCCTCTGGGAGTGGCAGCGCCGCGAACCCAGAGGTGTGGACCAACTTTCGGCAAGAGGTGAAGTGAGGAGACTGGGGCGGGAGTTGAAACTGTTCCAGGCTCGTCGGCACGCCGAACACGCGCGGCGGGATCCGGCGCAGCGCCTCCAGATCGAGGGAGTACGGCAGCACGCTGGACGCCACTGCCGCCACCGCCGCGACGCCCAGCACCTGGGGCAGGCGGGCAGCAGGTCGACCACCCGTCGCGATCCGGGTCAGTGCGATGACGAAGGGGCCGAGGGACTCGATCGTGGCCACGGCACCCAGCGGGATGCGCTCGAGGGCCTCGTAGCAGGCGAGATGGTGTCCCGCGAGCAGGGCTCCGGCGCCGGGCACCGTACCCCGGGACCCCCGCATCGAACCTGATGCCCGTCGGTGCGGGCGTCACGCCAGGCACAGCGGGACGCCCGCGATCAGCAGCCGCAGGATCACCACGCCGGCGGCACCGACCTGCGGATGGACCCGGGGGGCGAAGGCCGCGCCGAACCGGATGCCACGCACGGCGCCCAGCACCGGACCCGGCGCGGGTGTCTTCCTGACGACCCGTGCGTACGCCCGGCTCATGCCGCCCCTGCTCAGTGCCTGCCCAAGTCCTGTTCTGCGAACCGCCGTTGCTTACTGCGCCGTGCGCAGCAGCAGCTTGCCCGTCGATGTGCGTCCGCCCATCAGCCGGTGCGCCTCGGCGGCGTCCGACAGCGCGAACTCCGCGGTGACGGGCAGGGTCACGGTGCCGTCGACGACCTTGCGGAAGGCGCGCTCGGCGAGCGCGCGCAGCGCCTCGGGTGCGGTCTGTGCGAGGCCCAGGACGGAGAGGCCGGCAACCGCACGACCCTGCGCGGAGAGTTCCGCCTGCCCGGCGTGCCACGGCTGCGCGCCGCTCGCGTTGCCGAAGGACACCAGTCGGCCGAAGACGGCCAGGATGTCGAGGCCGCGGCGCAGGGTGTCGCCTCCCACCGCGTCGAGGATCAGGTCGACCCCCCGGCCGCCGGTGGCGCGGCGGACGTCGTCGGCGAAGGTGTCGGCGCTGAACACCTCGTCGTAGCCGTACTTGAGGGCGTATTCGGCCTTGTCGAGGCAGGACACCACGCCGTACACGGCGTCGGCGCCGGCCGCCCGGGCCAGCTGTCCGACCGCCGTGCCGACGCCTCCCGCCGCGCCGTGCACCAGCACACTCTCCCCGGCGCGCAGCCGCCCCACCTCGTGCAGCAGGGCGTGCGCGGTCGGCAGGACGGTGGGCAGCGTGGCCGCGGTGCGCAGGTCCAGGCCCTCGGGCAGCGGGAGGACGGTGGCGGCCTCGGCGGCCACCACCTCCGCGTACGCGCCGCCGTTGACGAACGCGACGACTTCCTGACCAGGCCGCAGTCCTTCGACGCCCGGGCCGACGGCCCGGACCCGGCCGGAGACGTCCAGGCCGGGACGGAACGGCAGCGACGGCACCCGGTACCCCTCGGCGCGCGCCTTGAGGTCCGCGAAGTTCACGCCGGTGTAGGCGGCGTCGATGGTCACCTGGCCCGGCCCCGGTTCGGGGACCTGGGCCTCCACGACCTTGAGTACCTCGGGGCCGCCGTACTCCTGGAATTCGACCGCGCGCATCAGCGGTGACCGCCTTTCTGCAGGGTGCGCCCTGTGTGCCAGGGCCAGTGTTCAACGGAAAGCGAACACTTGGACTGTAAGATACTCATCGAACACTCGGCAAGGGGTCCGGGCTGCCGGCGGAGTGACCCGCGAGAGAGCGCACGGGAGGGGAGAGGCATGCCGAAGCAGACCGCGGGCGCACGTCACCGTGCGGCGCCCATCCACACGGATCCCAAGGACGTCTCCGTCCTGACCGTGCTGTCCGCGCTCGCCGACCCCGTGCGCCTGCAACTGGTCCGCGAGCTGGCGGGCTCCGCCGACTGGACGCGCAGCTGCGGCAGTTTCGACGTACCCGTCGGCAAGGCCGCGCTCAGCCACCACTTCTCGGTGCTGCGCGACGCCGGTGTGGTCGAACAGCGTGACGAGGGGCCGAGGCGGGTCAACCGGCTGCGTCGCGAGGAGTTCGAGGCGCGCTTTCCCGGGCTGCTCGATCTCCTGATCCACGGCGACGGCGACGCGGGCTGAGCGACCGACCCGCGCGGGTTTCGGCGGCGGGTTCGGTCTGCTCGGCATGCGCGAGCGCGCCATCTTCGCGGGCGGTACGTTCCGCGCGGGCCACCGCCCGCGGGGCGGATTCGAGGTCGCCTGCACCCTTCCGTTCGACAGCCCCGACGACGACCACGACGAAAGCCCCGCCCCGTGACGGTCCGCGTCCTGCTCGCCGACGACCAGGCCCTGCCGCGCGCGACCTTCCGTATCCTCGTCGACTCGGCCGAGGACCTGACCGTGGTGGCGGAGGCCGCCGACGGGCAGGAGGCCGTCGGCCGCACGGCTGCCCACCGGCCCGACGTCGTCCTCATGGACACCCGCATGCCGAACGCCGACGGCGTGTCCGCCACCGCCGCCATCTGCTCCCGGCCGGAACTGACGGGCACGCACATCCTCGTCCTCACCGCCTTCGGGAACGACGAGAACGTCGCCAGGGCCCTGCGCGCCGGCGCGAGCGGTTTCCTCGGCAAGGGCGTCAGCCCCGACGACCTGCTGTCCGGCATCCGCACGCTCGCCCCCGGTGACGCCCTGCTCTCGCCCAGCGCCACCCGGGCCCTCATCACCCGGTTTCCCGGCGGCCCCTGCCACCGACGACTTCCACGCCCTGCCCGACGCCGTCAGGACCCTGGCCGACCGCGAACGCGAAGTCACGGCTCTGGCCGCGCACGGCAGGTCCAACGTCGACATCGCCGAGCAACTCGTCGTGGGCCCCCTCACCGTGCGCAGCCACATCCAGGGAGCCATGACCAAGCTCGACGCCCGGGACCGCGCCCAGCTCGTCGTCGCCTGTCAGGGCGGCCCGGTGAAACCGCACGCCCGGCCCGGCGGGCGGGCGTGACTCCATGGCGGAGGGGCCACAGTGGCCGAGTGGAGGCCCGGGCCGCCCGCAGGGCCGGCAGCGGGCATCTCGCGGACGCTGTGGGTGCGGGTGCCGACACGCTGCACGGTCACGGCGTACGGCGTCTTGTCCGTAGGCCCTTCAGCCGGGGAAGGCCCCTTCGCTGCGCCGGGCCGGAGCGGGGCGCTCGTCATCATGTCCGAATCTGGCCAGCGTCACGACGACTGATCGCTTAGAACGGGGGCATGACAACCTACTCGGCTGTGGTGACCACCGGTATCTACTGCCGTCCGGGCTGCGGTGCCAGGCCGCTCGCGGAGAACGTGCGCACCTTCGAGCTGCCGGCGGCGGCCGAGGCGAACGGGTTCCGGGCGTGTCTGCGCTGCCGGCCGTACCGGGTGGCCGGGCCGATCGCCGCCGATGTGCCCGAACTGCTGTGCAGGGCCGTGCAGTTGATCATCGCCGGGGCGCTTGACGCGGACACCGAGGCCGCGCTCGGCGCCCGACTCGCCCTGTCGCCCCGACACCTGCGGCGGCTGTTCACCCAGCACCTGGGAGTCACCCCGGACCAGCTCGCCCGCTCGCGGCGCGCCCACTTCGCGCGC
This region includes:
- the cpt gene encoding chloramphenicol phosphotransferase CPT, with translation MTTQVIVLNGGSSSGKSGIVRCLQALLPDPWLALGTDTLVEAMPVSLRASVAGIEFAPDGEVTVGPQFRTLEAAWIEGVAAMARAGARVIVDEVFLGGTYSQQRWQKALGDLPVLWVGVRCDGAIAAGREVARGDRTIGMAAGQAELVHHGVTYDLEVDTTHTESMECARAIAAQVT
- a CDS encoding ester cyclase; this translates as MTAEQEARNKAVVGVFHEAVNTRDVQVVSQTVDDLVQPDVLFHAPVRTGRTGPQALKDIWTVLLSAFPDLHVAVEDVIAEGDKVVVRNTVTGTHQGDYRGLPPTGRKVAYHEIFVFRCAHGRIVEIWGVVDVLTQLRQLGAH
- a CDS encoding NAD-dependent epimerase/dehydratase family protein; translation: MAVRVFVAGGAGMVGRRLVPQLVARGHQVTATTTSEAKLAMLAHLGADGVVMDGLDAMSVNAAVAAARPDVIVHQMTAISPAHSGKPDPKHMDRWFLPTTRLRTEGTDHLLAAARAGGVPHFVAQGFAHWNGSRAGGWVTTEEDPLDLHEGTAAHKLLAALRYLEEAVGRADGVVLRYGGFYGPGATDDALALVRKRQFPIVGNGTGYGSWVHVDDAASATVLAVEQKARGVFNIVDDEPAPASEWLPHLARCAGAKPPMRLPKWLVRLLAGEVMVTIMTEGRGFSNAKAKRELGWQPRYPSWRQGFQEGLA
- a CDS encoding RNA polymerase sigma-70 factor; this encodes MNRVEEFETLRPLLFSIAYRLLGSVSEAEAAVQRTWLHYELSPARAGSARAFLSATVTRTAIDALRSARARRKTYVGPWYPEPLLADPYENPEQSAELADSLSMASLLLLEGLRPLERAVFVLREVFGFDFPEIAEAVGRPEAACRQLVSRARHHMEAARPRFEADRKEREELAERFFDVLEKGDPHALRELLAADATMTADTGGNAPQWARGVFGAENVARVLTSVVLPFTRIGGVVEPHQVNGQPGAIFRDRDGKVINTWTLDILEGRIQTIRTVSNPDKLGHMGPVADAWAVLRETHQARRDED
- a CDS encoding NADPH-dependent FMN reductase; its protein translation is MIRIGIIIGSTRPGRKGDQVAQWVRDLAAEHAGDTVDFELVDLEDFDLPLLDEAVPAARMPGKQPHTRRWAERIGSYDAYIFVTPEYNTAAPASLTNAIDYLHREWGGKAVAYVGYGVHGAVMAVHKLRAQAGVLRMADIGPQVALTLREDFVNFTDFKPLELRVPEVHRLVDELLAWTQALAPLRAASSAAL
- a CDS encoding pyridoxamine 5'-phosphate oxidase family protein; the encoded protein is MGTEDLVSRELPERRRDTLRRLATERDVWVSTAHPEHGPHQVPLWFLWDGRAMWMCTGAASATARNIRAEPRVHLALPDSFDVVLLQGEAEPFPAPQVPAEAAGAYARKFGWDPRAEEGAFVYVRVAPKTVRAWRGEPELRGRVVMRDGAWL
- a CDS encoding quinone oxidoreductase family protein; the encoded protein is MRAVEFQEYGGPEVLKVVEAQVPEPGPGQVTIDAAYTGVNFADLKARAEGYRVPSLPFRPGLDVSGRVRAVGPGVEGLRPGQEVVAFVNGGAYAEVVAAEAATVLPLPEGLDLRTAATLPTVLPTAHALLHEVGRLRAGESVLVHGAAGGVGTAVGQLARAAGADAVYGVVSCLDKAEYALKYGYDEVFSADTFADDVRRATGGRGVDLILDAVGGDTLRRGLDILAVFGRLVSFGNASGAQPWHAGQAELSAQGRAVAGLSVLGLAQTAPEALRALAERAFRKVVDGTVTLPVTAEFALSDAAEAHRLMGGRTSTGKLLLRTAQ
- a CDS encoding ArsR/SmtB family transcription factor, encoding MPKQTAGARHRAAPIHTDPKDVSVLTVLSALADPVRLQLVRELAGSADWTRSCGSFDVPVGKAALSHHFSVLRDAGVVEQRDEGPRRVNRLRREEFEARFPGLLDLLIHGDGDAG
- a CDS encoding ATP-binding protein — protein: MRERAIFAGGTFRAGHRPRGGFEVACTLPFDSPDDDHDESPAP